One stretch of Pyrenophora tritici-repentis strain M4 chromosome 4, whole genome shotgun sequence DNA includes these proteins:
- a CDS encoding TT-ORF1 domain containing protein, translating to MCDTHWGWKFKHSSIATVITIISALLSLFYSAGFGYQATNAVDAWISNISLIFVVWTECVCATSFYRFVDIIVSDKIGADVGFGVCIAGTIISVLIAKEPNSTAPRFWGRNKFLNRDWWVGMYFGNQLARDLNYVVCVGNQWRLPVFWAPILRYFAAPVLSIIFCFAYPTFYATRGDPLQIFAFMVAHLIVLVVLVGFIIPKSLNIFVPPERRDEGNRQYAPQTLLGKDDTNIVGGIAPGLEEEAGTSPYSESEKIDRKK from the exons ATGTGCGATACCCATTGGGGCTGGAAGTTCAAGCACTCAAGTATCGCGACGGTAATCACTATCATCTCGGCTTTGCTGTCGCTGTTCTACTCGGCCGGATTTGGCTACCAAGCTACCAATGCAGTCGATGCATGGATCAGTAACATCTCGCTCATCTTCGTCGTATGGACCGAATGCGTCTGCGCTACTTCGTTCTACCGCTTCGTCGATATCATCG TCTCCGACAAGATTGGCGCTGATGTTGGCTTCGGCGTTTGCATTGCTGGCACAATCATCTCAGTTTTGATTGCGAAGGAACCGAATTCCACGGCGCCTCGTTTCTGGGGCCGCAACAAATTCCTGAACCGTGACTGGTGGGTCGGAATGTACTTT GGAAACCAACTAGCGCGCGATCTCAACTACGTAGTATGCGTCGGTAACCAATGGCGACTCCCCGTCTTCTGGGCACCCATCTTGCGCTATTTTGCCGCGCCCGTACTctccatcatcttctgctTCGCCTATCCCACCTTTTACGCCACACGCGGCGATCCACTTCAGATCTTTGCTTTCATGGTCGCTCATCTCATTGTTTTAGTTGTTCTTGTGGGCTTCATCATTCCTAAGAGCTTGAACATTTTTGTGCCACCAGAACGTCGCGATGAGGGCAATAGGCAGTATGCTCCTCAGACCTTGCTTGGAAAAGATGACACGAACATTGTTGGAGGTATTGCGCCGGGGCTAGAAGAGGAAGCTGGTACGTCGCCGTATTCGGAGTCGGAGAAGATTGACAGGAAGAAGTAA